In Gossypium arboreum isolate Shixiya-1 chromosome 6, ASM2569848v2, whole genome shotgun sequence, the following are encoded in one genomic region:
- the LOC108459109 gene encoding protein NRT1/ PTR FAMILY 7.2-like — MEMNEEAYTLDGTVDRHGQPAIRGRTGTWVSGILLLVNQGLATLAFFGVGVNLVLFLTRVLGQDSAAAANNVSKWTGTVYIFSLLGAFLSDSYWGRYKTCAIFQAVFVVGLVLLSISTTLFLLKPSGCGDEETPCGSHSTFHIVFFYLAIYLVALGNGGYQPNIATFGADQFDEEDPKEGHSKIAFFSYFYLALNLGSLFSNTILGYFEDQGMWALGFWASTASGVGALVLFLIGTPRYRHFEPKGNPLSRFCQVLVASTRKWKVERTQGEENLFEVDNKESAMNGDRKILHTDGFRFLDKAAIITPKNYAKQGKKFYGRNPWRLCTVTQVEEVKCILRLLPIWLCTILFSVVFTQMASLFVEQGAAMKTKISNFNIPAAGMSSFDILSVATFIFLYRLVLDPVVARIKSKPKGLTELQRMGVGLVIAILAMVAAGVVEVLRLKDAKKDCPNCVNASSLSIFWQVPQYMLIGASEVFMYVGQLEFFNGQAPDGLKSFGSALCMTSISLGNYVSSLLVSIVMRISTRDDMPGWIPGNLNKGHLDRFFFMLAALTTADLVVYIICAKWYKYIKFEGRKGADDNSDNGQAEAAAAAEHRV; from the exons ATGGAAATGAATGAAGAGGCCTACACCTTAGATGGAACTGTGGATCGACATGGTCAACCTGCTATTAGAGGCAGAACTGGAACTTGGGTTTCTGGAATTCTACTCCTAG TTAACCAAGGGCTGGCAACATTGGCATTCTTTGGAGTGGGGGTCAACCTGGTGTTATTCTTAACGAGGGTGCTCGGCCAAGACAGTGCAGCTGCTGCAAACAACGTCAGCAAATGGACTGGAACTGTCTACATTTTCTCTCTGCTTGGTGCCTTCCTTAGTGACTCTTACTGGGGAAGGTACAAGACTTGTGCCATATTCCAGGCTGTCTTTGTTGTT GGTTTGGTGCTGTTATCAATTTCAACCACTCTATTCTTACTCAAGCCTAGCGGCTGCGGTGATGAAGAAACTCCATGTGGATCTCACTCCACTTTCCACATTGTCTTTTTCTACTTAGCCATATACCTTGTAGCCCTAGGTAACGGAGGTTACCAGCCTAACATAGCCACCTTCGGGGCTGATCAATTTGATGAGGAAGACCCTAAAGAGGGGCACTCAAAAATAGCCTTCTTCAGCTACTTCTATTTGGCTTTGAACCTTGGATCACTCTTTTCAAATACCATTTTGGGCTACTTTGAGGATCAAGGCATGTGGGCACTTGGATTTTGGGCATCCACTGCATCTGGTGTTGGGGCATTAGTCCTCTTTCTGATCGGGACACCCAGGTATAGGCACTTTGAACCCAAGGGCAACCCTCTCTCAAGGTTTTGCCAAGTATTGGTTGCTTCAACAAGAAAATGGAAGGTTGAGAGGACGCAAGGGGAAGAGAATTTGTTTGAAGTGGACAACAAGGAATCTGCCATGAATGGGGACAGAAAGATACTCCATACAGATGGTTTCAG ATTTTTGGATAAAGCAGCAATTATTACACCCAAGAATTACGCTAAGCAAGGTAAAAAATTTTATGGTCGCAATCCATGGCGTCTCTGCACAGTAACACAAGTTGAAGAAGTAAAATGCATATTGAGACTCCTCCCAATTTGGCTATGCACCATTCTTTTCTCCGTGGTTTTTACTCAAATGGCATCACTCTTTGTTGAACAAGGAGCAGCCATGAAAACCAAGATTTCCAACTTCAACATTCCGGCGGCGGGCATGTCTAGCTTCGACATACTCAGTGTGGCAACATTCATTTTCCTTTACAGGCTAGTTCTTGACCCTGTTGTTGCAAGAATAAAGTCAAAACCGAAGGGCCTCACCGAGCTTCAAAGAATGGGAGTTGGGCTTGTTATAGCCATACTGGCAATGGTGGCAGCAGGAGTGGTGGAAGTGTTGAGATTGAAGGACGCCAAAAAAGATTGCCCCAACTGCGTAAACGCAAGCTCTTTGAGCATATTCTGGCAAGTTCCACAATATATGCTTATAGGAGCATCGGAGGTATTCATGTATGTTGGTCAATTAGAGTTCTTTAACGGGCAGGCACCAGATGGGTTAAAGAGCTTCGGAAGTGCGCTTTGCATGACGTCTATATCACTTGGAAATTACGTGAGTAGCTTGCTGGTGTCAATTGTTATGAGAATATCTACAAGAGATGATATGCCTGGATGGATCCCAGGAAACCTTAACAAAGGTCATCTGGACCGATTCTTTTTCATGCTAGCTGCTTTGACAACGGCTGATCTTGTGGTCTACATAATATGCGCTAAGTGGTATAAATATATTAAGTTTGAAGGAAGAAAGGGAGCAGATGATAATAGCGATAATGGGCAGGCAGAAGCAGCAGCAGCAGCGGAGCATAGAGTTTAA